The genomic interval TGCTATCTTCAGTTGTTGCAGTTTACagcttcactttttttttgtggtgaAAGACAGCATCACAAAATTGAAATTGCCATTTCCTGCTATCTAGCCTGGAACCATCTCTATATCATCATCGTTATTCCTTTCCTACCTCAGTTGCTTTGTTCGTAAGATCTCATGATGTGGCTCATGAGtcatgacaaatatgttatgccCATTAgacgtatttttttttatttcttagttGTTGGTTTATATCGGTGCAGTtgttagttttatttgtattattattgGTGCACCATCACAGGGATTACTTAAGTTTAACTATATAAAGATATAGGCTTGTTCTACCATGCTGTAGAGCCATTAACAAATAGGCTGCCCAACTCATCcgccacccaaaaaaatatcattggtTCTGATGAGAATTTAGTGAAAATGCCCCTGAAGTGTCGCTGAAATGTAATGCAAGTAGATCAAAATGGGATCAAGGAAGGTGTATAAAGGTTTAGAAATCCTTTAGTATGATGACAAAGTCACTCCTATAAAACAGTTTATAAAGGTTCCATTTCTACAAAAAGAACTTCACACATGAGCTCAGAATGAATAACAACAAGGACCCCAAAAATTAGTTTCACAAGGTGCACACAACATCCCGGTCTATTGTTGACAGATGATTTTATACCGATCTGCCATACTGATACAGAAAATAGAGGCTCTGTAAGCTCGTGTTGTCTGCTTTCTGTATATGTCCTGTGCTATACCAAACAACCATCTGTCTCTCCCTCCGTTTGATGCTGAGGAAATATTCAGCGATCTGATTCTTCATGGTTTCCAAGCTGATGGTGGAGGTGGGGGAGTTGGAAACATAGGAGGAATTGCAGAGAAGATGGTGTTCTTATCGATTCCAGTTTTGGCGTTAGAGAGGGAAATCAAGGCTGCCACCAAGCCAGCATTTGCAGCAAGGGTAGGCTCTGTGTAATTGTAGTTCGTGCGGACATCTTTGAAGCCATCATGCCTGTCAGGGCCAGCAACCATTGCTCCAATAAGGATATTAGGATTTGCCTTTTTAGTCTCCCTCCATTTAAAGCCTCCTTTGCATCCATACTTGACACCATTATGAGGGATCGATGCACCTCTGTGATGAGGGCGCTTGGGGTACTTATTTCCAAAACCCACAACATAGCTCATCTTTTGTGGGTTCTTACCTAGGACGTAATCAAGCTGCAAATTGAAAGTGTTTGAGTTGTCAAATCACTGCACTGTACTAATGTAGCTTTGACTACTTGAAGAGCATTGACAACAAAACATTACCTGTGACCTTGCAAACTTGCGGAGAACTTCTGTAGTATAGAAAGTAGGTCCACAATACCACCCTGGTGTATCTGCAGCGTCCAGATAATCACTGTATAGAGAAGCAAGGAAAGCTGCATTGACAACATACTGAAGCGGCTGAGGCCTTCCATGGTTGAGTTGTATCATTCCTCCTGCAGAACATCCCATTGTTTAACTTTCATTTGTAGctgagaggaaaaaaaagagatgcaAATGGGAGCAACACCAACCTTTAGTGAAGTTGAATGAATTATACATCGGCAGATATGAGCACATAACATTGTCCGTTTGGTTGTGAAACGTTCTCAGTATTTCTTCATATGGATATCCAGGACTTAGGAAAAGCCGCAACCTGCTGAGAAGAACCTGAATGAAGTAGGAAGGAGCAATGTTAGCGGTGGATCACAGTATCACTGCAATACTAATTAACCACCCTTCTCAGCGCAAATCATTTTTGGCTAATTCCTGTACCTTCTAAAACAATCCTTGTATCTTTTCTCATTCAGATTACCTTATGCCGCTTGTGACATTTAGTGCTAACTACAGCGTAATTCTAACTAACCAGTGCATTGAATGCAGAGGTGTGAACTGTGAAGTGTGCTAACCTGAGATCCTGGAAGCTTGTCATCCCAGGTAAAAACTCCATAATTTGGACTATCGAGCCAGTATGCTCCAGCATGCTTTGCCATTCCTGGAGCTGTTGCAACCGACAGGTATGTTGTGTTCCCTGTGGCAAAGTACATCCACGCACCTCCCCACACAAACTCATCCCAATAGCTGGTGGAGTTGTAGAAAATTGCTTGATCAGAGCCATTGGGGCTGTATCTCCCACGCTGCAGCCTACCGAACTTGTACAGGGCCTTTGCACCACGGACAAGCTTGTCAGAGTAAGTCTTGCTGTCCTTGAACACTATGGAAGCTGCAGCAAGAGCAGCAGCCATTTCGGAGGCAAGATCTGAGCAAGAGTGGCACTCAGTGACAGGCCTGGGGTAATCGATATCCTCTGGTCTCATCCAGCAGTAGTGGTCATTCGGTTGGGCGCCACCTTTTGAGGTGTCACCTATACCCACCTGCAACAACAAgttcatatcaaaatcaatTATTTAGAATCTGCTgtgaaattttcataattgagTGGATCTGACCCCTTATTTCTTGgaacaggaaaagaaaagctcAGGACAGAGATGATCAGCCTCAACGAACCTGGGCAACGACCCGGTCGATGGTATCGGCGGATGAATTGAAGGTCTTGAGGAGGTAATCTGTGCCCCACTTGATCAGCTCCTTCACATGGTCGAGCTCACCAATCGCCTCATACTTTGCCTTGTACTCGATCACACTCCAGCTGAGCATGGTCATGGACCAGGCCATGGGGTAGTTGAACTTGATGGCGTCTCCTGCATCGTAGAAGCCTCCGACCAAGCTCTTCCGGGCGGTGCTGTCGGAGAGGCCATCCTTCATGCCAGAATTCCCCCTCCAGCTGACGCCGTTATGCTTCGGCAGCGGACCAGCTGACAATTCAGAACGATACATCGTCAGAAGGTGAGCAGAGTATTTTTGTCGGTGTTTTTTCCTGTTCACCAATTTTAGCTGCCAGTATGAAATTCACCAATTTTTGTCGGTGTTTGTTCATCCTGTTTCAAGATCCAGCGGAgcgagacaattttttttttacagtttttttttgcacgtgAACTTTGATCCGGTTAAACATGCGTGGAGAGAATATTTGGGATAATTTTACTGGAAACGACCAGATCTTTCTGTGAGCAAGACATGCTAAATGTAGAAACAGAGTGAGGCAAGAGGAGGCAGGACACGCTCGCATGCCATTGATGTGCAAAACCGGATCTGAAttctgattaaaaaaaaatcatctttcTTGTGATGCAGAGATGGACGTGAGGGAGGAAAGAGCGAGTCGAGGAAACTCACATCGCTGCGCGTTGAAGAACATGAGCGCCTTGTGCAGGGCCTGGGTGTACTGgtcgggcggcggtggcggggggCGCTTGTGGGGGACGAGCTTGACGATCATCATGATGAAGCCGATGAAgaggccgacgccgacgatgGTGCCGACGGTCCACATGAAGATCTTGCGGTCGACGACCATGCACCCGAGGTCGACgtacttcttcttcttcttgccgGCCTGGTCGCCCGGCCCGGCCAGGAGCCAGCTCTGCTGCGTCTCGTCCAGCTGCCGCATGAGCGCCCCCCTGTCCAGGTCCCGGCTCCGGTCATCGTCCGTCGCCGAGTCCGCATTGGAGATCTCCAGCGGCCCGCCCCACGGGTCCCGCCCGAACATCttgcctcccctcctcctcctccgcctcctccgccgctccgctcctcgtcgccggcaaTGCCCCCGCCGGTACGGCTCGGGGCGAGCTCACCCAAGAGTGAGCAAGCGAACTGCgcagcggagggagagggcgaggCGTGTTGTGGGAGGCAGGCGGCAGTGGCGTGGTGGTGCTATGTTTATGTTGCGTTGTGTCGTGGCGTGCGATGGGGTGGAGGGATCTGGGCGGGGGGGCGGTGGTTGGGGCGTTGCTCTCTGGCCGGCCCTCCctttctcccctcccctccctcgcTCGCGTCTTTTCGTTTCGGCTCGCGTTCTGTTGCCGCTCCGCTATCGGTTGGTGTCGCGACCGCGCCGCGCTGGAGAGGAGGGGTGGGGTGGCCACTCCACTTCACCGGTGGGGTCTTTTGTTGGGCGCGCGTCGGCGCCGGTGCGGTGCCTTCTACGGCTCTACGCTAACGCTACCGCTGCTCTCCACGGTGCGTGATTGGGGAATGGCTAAGGttacaaaaaaatatgggGAAAGCTCACTCTTTTGCCTCTTTGGTGGGTGCTGCACTGCTGCTCCCTCTGTTATTCTGGGAGCTCGCCCATGCACGGTAGAGGGCGTGTTGGGGTAGGTAGTATAGCAGAGTTGCACTTACCCAGTGGGGTGCACTTGTGCATGTCTCGTGAAATAACAAATACTATCtccatattatatttttaatagatagtatcattatttttttacacctgtttgatcattcgttttattcaatattattatttgttaaaatacAGAAAATACTAAAGTTTTCTTTGTGGGAAGATATTAGGCGGGAAAAGTATGAGCAGACTGAAATTGTAATTGTTACTGGTGTGAAGTGGTGGCTAGTGGATGTAATTATCAGATGATATGGAAAAGAGAGGGTGGGTAATCTGTTATTAACTTTGGTAGATCTGGGGATGCATAGTTGTTTGTACCTTATCAAACTGTACGTGACAAAAAAAGATAGGTGCCAATAATGCAAGAAAGCGACAGCATTAACTTAAGTCGCAGTGGCTTTCCTTTGCAAAGCGGTTACCGCTGCTCAAGGCTTGAAGCAAACGTTTGGGGTGTGTTGTGTTAACCAGTACTGTCTGCGTTAGTGATTCAGATGTTCTTGTCCATACCATTGTCACCCTTTTTTTCTGACAGAACCACTTCACAGCTTAATACTTCAATCAGGTTCGACAGAGTGGGGGTATGGAGGGAAAGGATTACACCATGAAGGAAATGGGGAATTCagggcatatatatatgcccaGCATCTTGCTGCATGATGCCCTATAATCACTGTTGCTCTTGTccttatatatgtatgaatcactactttttttaatctaaaccCCTTCATACTAGGACATGCATTATCTGCAATATCATTATATTCTAATCAACTTGTGATTCCTCCTATCGAGGTGCCTAGCTACCAGAATCGCTTAGCCAATATCAGATAACTGTTTTAAAATCCATAACCACCACCACATACTTTAATAGTTTAATGGTCAGTGAGTGAGCCCCAGTACAGTAGTACTGTATTCCAATGCACAAAAAAGATAACATTTTTAAGGCGCTGCCCTGCATAATACTACCTTAATTTATTGACGTGGTACAACAAACAAGTAAATTGGCGTGTCTGCGTACTGCGAAGAGCGATTGGCCATGCGGTTATGCCATGCGATGCGTGACACGGCGAGAGGAGTGGTTGGGAAAATTGCACGCGATTGATTAAATGCTCGGATGTGTGTGTGCACGCACACCTTAATTGGTGAGAGGTCACTCTCTCACCACGGTGTGCTAATCACTTCTCTTCTTGGCGAGACGGGGACTAATCagcaagaaagagagaaataatACTACTCTCTAGTCTCTACTAGTAATATTATAATGTGATAATTTGGTGAGTTTGATAAACAAATCGAGATCTGGGCGAGCTGTCGGTGGACTGCTGTCGGTGGATTCCTTGGACCCCAGGGCAAGACTCATGTCGTCCGTCAGATGATCATGTGGTGGCTTCTCTCACtagtactaatatatttttgcatagaAAAGGAATTACTGTACCGGGTTATCGGGTCTGATCCATAATGAATCCAAATTTGCTTTTCTGTTTGATGCCAACAACTGGTCAGGTCTCCTTGGTCTTTGTTTTTGGAGGGGTTATAGCCTTATAGGTAATGAAGAAAATGAGGCTATCCCATAATCCTCTGATACCCCTTTGAAGAGGAACAGCTTTACCCAAGCTAAAATTCCAAAATGGCACAGGCTATCCAGGCAATTAATTAgcatcctcatcttttcgtttatgctaatgcttataagtcaaaatataaatttccaatcttaaatttagagtttattttaagattttttttgacattgtttattttttattttttgtttttagatcgctaagaagacatatataaaatatttatttataaattatcttttatttacaaatatacgtCGTTTGGCTTATTTATTGAATAAGTCAAAAGACCTAGTACTGCTACTACATTTCTGTTGTGAAGAGAATCCCACAACGCTTAGAATGGCCAACAGAATATTGTTCCACTAGAGTGAAAGGCAGGGAATCAAAATGCTCCGTTAATTTCATTTAATAAAAGACAAAAATGCTCAATCAAACCGGGTTAGGCCTTGTTCGATAAGGCCTGGAACGGCCCGGAACGGCCTCTGTTCCGGCTGGAACAAAGTGGCCCGTTTCTAAATCTGGCCTGGCCCAAAAGCGTCGTTCGTTTCGGCCTGCCCAGATTGGAAACGGGCCCATTTTGACCCCGTTCCCCCTGTTTCTAGCCTGGATCAGATCCGCACCTCCGTCCTTCCGGCTCCAATCCACGcgaggcgacggcgtgcgcggccggcgacgcgaGGAGACGCCGCGAGGAGACGGTGCGACCGGGATGCAAGGAGACGACACGGCTGCTcatcgacgtcgacggcgacggcgacctccGCTGCCTTCTCACCGGTAACACTTCCTGTTCTTCCTAGGGTTTTTGCTAGGGTTCTTGGCTGGTTTTTGCTCTAGATTCGTAGCTGCCTTCTCGTCGGAGCAGCAGCGAGAGGAGGTTTTTGCTCTAGATTCATAGCTGCCTTCTCGCCGGAGCAGCAGGGGGAGGAGGTTTTTGCTCTAGATTTGTAGTTGCCTTCTCGCCGGAGCAGCAGCCGGAGCAGCAGCGGGAGGAGGCTTTTGTTCTGTTAACTGTTCATACAGATCAGACCATCAcctgatgcatgcatgttctaTTATAGTATTATACACACTGAGCACACCACCACTGAAATAAACTACAATCTACTGATTCATGCATGTAGCAACTAGAAGGGAATGTTTTAAATTATAGCGGCAACTCATTGTGCATGATTTACAACCAGATTAGTTTACCGACTGTCAAAATCGATCTGTCATGCTCATGCCCCTGTGAGAAAAAATCGATCTgtcaaaattgatttttagggttttttttattatcatggtttattttacaacatttgtttttagacAGACAAGAACACATGTGCAaaactttacatatatatttcttttagttGCTCTACAAGTTTATCTTATGCTTATCATAAGTCAAA from Oryza brachyantha chromosome 3, ObraRS2, whole genome shotgun sequence carries:
- the LOC102708782 gene encoding endoglucanase 10, which translates into the protein MFGRDPWGGPLEISNADSATDDDRSRDLDRGALMRQLDETQQSWLLAGPGDQAGKKKKKYVDLGCMVVDRKIFMWTVGTIVGVGLFIGFIMMIVKLVPHKRPPPPPPDQYTQALHKALMFFNAQRSGPLPKHNGVSWRGNSGMKDGLSDSTARKSLVGGFYDAGDAIKFNYPMAWSMTMLSWSVIEYKAKYEAIGELDHVKELIKWGTDYLLKTFNSSADTIDRVVAQVGIGDTSKGGAQPNDHYCWMRPEDIDYPRPVTECHSCSDLASEMAAALAAASIVFKDSKTYSDKLVRGAKALYKFGRLQRGRYSPNGSDQAIFYNSTSYWDEFVWGGAWMYFATGNTTYLSVATAPGMAKHAGAYWLDSPNYGVFTWDDKLPGSQVLLSRLRLFLSPGYPYEEILRTFHNQTDNVMCSYLPMYNSFNFTKGGMIQLNHGRPQPLQYVVNAAFLASLYSDYLDAADTPGWYCGPTFYTTEVLRKFARSQLDYVLGKNPQKMSYVVGFGNKYPKRPHHRGASIPHNGVKYGCKGGFKWRETKKANPNILIGAMVAGPDRHDGFKDVRTNYNYTEPTLAANAGLVAALISLSNAKTGIDKNTIFSAIPPMFPTPPPPPSAWKP